In Halobacteroides halobius DSM 5150, the genomic window GCCAACTCTTGATTAGTTAAAGCATTGATCAAGCTTGATTTCCCAGCATTTCTGCGCCCTAAAATAGCAATATGAACCCGATTAGCCTGTGGTGTTTTCTGCATTTATCTCACTCCTATCTATTCGCTTAAGTTGGTCTAGATTAATATAAGGTGGTATCTTCCGATCAGCTTCCAAGATAGACTGAATAGCAAAATCCAAATCAACCATATTCTTGTTGCTATAAATCTGATAGTTTTCCTGTAGTGCCGGTGGAGTCATAATCAACATAATTACATTGGCCCCGGCCTTTAATCCTTCTGTCTGGCCATCCTCAGTTAAAGAAGCTAAAGCAGTAGTTGAAGGTATAAAGACATTTTGACAGACCAAACGCATAACTGCTACTACCTTTAGGGATAATAAAAAGTCTCCCGCAGAATAATCTTGATATGGGGTTCCATCAGCTGGCAAGAATGGGCCAACCCCTATCATATGAATCCCATACTTCTTCTGAAATAAAATATCTTGAGCTAAGTTTTCTATAGTCTGATTAGGAAGACCAATCATTCCTCCAGAACCAGTAATATAACCTAGCTCCTTTAGCCATTTAGTATGTTGTCTTCGTATCTCATAATCATCATCAGGATTAATCTGATCAAATAAACAACGATTAGCTGCTTCTATCTTCAGTAAGTAGTTATTGGCCCCAGCTTCTCTAAAAATCTTATACTCTTCATAGGATCTTTCACCTAGACTAAGAGTAATATTCATGCCAAACTCCTCTTTAATCCGCTCTATGATACTAACAATCTTATCCGTAGTATACCAAGGGTCCTCGCCAGACTGGAGAATAACAGTTTTTATTCCTAATTCATTTATCTCTGCTACTCCCTCTAAAATCTCATCTTCAGTCATCCTGTATCGTTTTACATCATTATCACGACGCAGACCACAATAGTTGCAGTTTTTAGTAC contains:
- the hydE gene encoding [FeFe] hydrogenase H-cluster radical SAM maturase HydE, which gives rise to MALRDKFLDEASNQQSVLVCASTHHMLEANQRLKEGRIKTELVPTPQGIGSACTTAIRFSREQEHKVEQLLNQATGIEWEDIYPIEKKDRREDWQDLLELDLRDKFKKTLSRVAQDEVLSKSEVITLLEAESDDELEALFESANRMRQEMVSDMVDIRAAIEFSNYCTKNCNYCGLRRDNDVKRYRMTEDEILEGVAEINELGIKTVILQSGEDPWYTTDKIVSIIERIKEEFGMNITLSLGERSYEEYKIFREAGANNYLLKIEAANRCLFDQINPDDDYEIRRQHTKWLKELGYITGSGGMIGLPNQTIENLAQDILFQKKYGIHMIGVGPFLPADGTPYQDYSAGDFLLSLKVVAVMRLVCQNVFIPSTTALASLTEDGQTEGLKAGANVIMLIMTPPALQENYQIYSNKNMVDLDFAIQSILEADRKIPPYINLDQLKRIDRSEINAENTTG